The sequence AGCGGTTTCGGGAGCAGCGCGAACCTGACGCCGATCCCCCTCGGGCGGGTCTTTCCGCTCTCGTCGATCCAGACTACTTTGCAGGGGGTATCTACTGCGGTGCCGTCGGGAAGGGTGAAGGAGAGATGGATGACATTTCCCGAATTGGCGACGAGATCGGTAGCCAGGTAGGCACCCTCCACCCCCAGGTCATGCAGCGTGCAGGGTGCAAAGACCCCGTTGCAGGAAAGGGTGGCCGGAAGGCTGCAGGGGACGCGCTTTTCGCGGCGGTCGATGTCCGGGATGAACTCGCGGGCGATCTCCAGGAAACGGTCACGGCCGGCGGGCTTGGTGAGGAAGTAATTGCAGCCGGCGGCAAGGCTCTCTTCCCGGTCCGACTCAGATGAACTGGAGGAGACGATCACGACGGGGGTGTTGCCGTGCGACGGGGTGGCACGGATCGCCTTGCAGCAGCTCGCGCCGTCCATGTTGGGCATCTGCAGGTCCATGAAAACGACGCGGGGGCTATGGGATTGCAC is a genomic window of Geomonas ferrireducens containing:
- a CDS encoding response regulator, translating into MQPTILLVDDLQMFLEIERDFFRHADVKIVTARDGVEALEAVQSHSPRVVFMDLQMPNMDGASCCKAIRATPSHGNTPVVIVSSSSSESDREESLAAGCNYFLTKPAGRDRFLEIAREFIPDIDRREKRVPCSLPATLSCNGVFAPCTLHDLGVEGAYLATDLVANSGNVIHLSFTLPDGTAVDTPCKVVWIDESGKTRPRGIGVRFALLPKPLRVALARALEKL